A DNA window from Borrelia sp. HM contains the following coding sequences:
- a CDS encoding hydroxymethylglutaryl-CoA reductase, degradative, with amino-acid sequence MRLSKNFRNKSILEKKREIKNLLKLNSFDFFYDSVNEDFLSFMIENYVGYLSLPIGIVKNLKINNKYYVIPIATEEPSVIAALNFAAKILENADLNYSLGEVLGIAQVYIKTKEDLSCILLGLFEKIDIWSKPLLHNMELRGGGLRRISTKFIKEIGIQKLNIYVDVCDVMGSNLLNAVAERISYYITMEFGYECVLKILSNDSNDFVLKANFKLNVNYLLKDSKESLVLAHNIALISRIGFFEEERAVTNNKGIMNGITGVCIATLNDTRALEACIHKFASKSGRYLPLSKFYVSDDNLIGEIELPLQVGIKGGSTSTHEAAILSFKIMGINCKREFMGILSCVGLASNFAALRALALDGIQKGHMKLHVKKILYLLERDYNLSEYEIGEIELKMSNSGIYSLDYALKVLKGLRV; translated from the coding sequence ATGAGGCTTAGTAAAAATTTTAGAAATAAAAGTATTTTAGAAAAAAAGCGAGAAATAAAGAATCTTTTAAAATTGAATTCTTTTGATTTTTTTTATGATTCTGTTAATGAAGATTTTCTTTCTTTTATGATAGAAAATTATGTTGGTTATTTATCTTTGCCTATTGGCATTGTAAAGAATTTAAAAATAAATAATAAGTATTATGTTATACCCATTGCTACAGAAGAACCATCAGTGATTGCTGCATTAAATTTTGCAGCTAAGATTCTTGAAAATGCTGATTTAAATTATTCTTTGGGTGAAGTTTTAGGTATTGCTCAAGTTTATATAAAGACAAAGGAAGATTTGAGTTGTATACTTCTTGGTCTTTTTGAAAAAATTGATATTTGGTCAAAACCTCTTTTGCATAATATGGAACTTAGGGGTGGTGGGCTTAGAAGAATTTCAACTAAATTTATTAAGGAAATTGGTATTCAAAAGTTAAATATCTATGTAGATGTTTGTGATGTTATGGGTTCAAATTTGTTGAACGCAGTAGCTGAACGAATATCTTATTATATTACTATGGAATTTGGATATGAGTGTGTTTTAAAAATTCTAAGCAATGATTCAAATGATTTTGTTTTAAAAGCCAATTTTAAATTAAATGTTAATTATTTGCTTAAAGATAGTAAAGAATCGTTAGTTTTAGCTCACAATATTGCTCTTATTTCTAGAATAGGATTTTTTGAGGAAGAACGTGCTGTTACTAACAATAAAGGTATTATGAATGGTATAACAGGTGTATGTATTGCCACACTTAATGATACAAGGGCACTTGAAGCATGTATACATAAATTTGCATCAAAAAGTGGAAGGTATTTACCCCTTAGTAAATTTTATGTATCTGATGATAATTTGATTGGAGAGATTGAACTTCCTTTACAGGTTGGCATTAAAGGAGGTTCAACTAGTACTCATGAAGCAGCTATATTGAGTTTTAAAATTATGGGCATTAATTGTAAGAGAGAATTTATGGGTATTCTGTCTTGTGTTGGACTTGCAAGTAATTTTGCGGCTTTAAGAGCACTTGCTCTTGATGGAATTCAAAAAGGACATATGAAATTGCATGTTAAGAAGATTTTATATCTTCTTGAAAGAGATTATAATCTTTCTGAGTATGAAATTGGAGAAATAGAGTTAAAGATGAGTAATAGTGGTATTTATTCTCTTGATTATGCTCTTAAAGTTTTAAAAGGTTTGAGAGTTTAA